A region of the Ornithinimicrobium ciconiae genome:
GAAGTCAGCGGTCTCGGGGGCCTACCCCCGCGGTGGTCCCCGCCGGGTCGCGCTGCTCGGACGCCCCAATGTCGGCAAGTCCTCGCTGCTCAACAAGCTGGCGGGGGAGGACCGGGCCGTCGTCGACACTGTCGCCGGCACCACCCGCGACCCGGTCGACGAGCTGATCGAGTTGGGCGGCAAGGAGTGGCGGTTCGTCGACACCGCCGGCATCCGGCGCCGCGTGCACCAGACTAAGGGTGCCGACTTCTATGCCTCCCTGCGCACGCAGACGGCCCTGGAGAAGGCCGAGGTCGCGGTCGTCCTGCTGGACGCCTCCGACAAGATCGCCGAGCAGGACGTCCGTGTGATCCAGCAGGTCATTGACGCCGGCCGTGCCCTGGTGATCGCCTACAACAAGTGGGACGAGGTCGACGAGGACCGCCAGTACTACCTGGAGCGGGAGATCGAGCGCGACCTCGTGCAGATCACCTGGGCACCCCGAGTCAACATGTCTGCCCTGACCGGCCGGCATACCAACCGGCTCGTGCCGGCGCTGGAGACGGCCCTGGACTCCTGGGACCGGCGGATCTCCACGGCCAAGCTCAACGCCTTCCTCGGGGAGATCGTCGCTGCACACCCGCACCCCGTGCGGGGCGGCAAGCAGCCGCGCATCCTCTTCGCCACCCAGGCCGACACCCGCCCGCCGCGCTTCGTGATCTTTGCCAGCGGCTTCATCGAGCACGGCTACCGGCGGTTCCTGGAGCGGCGTCTGCGGGAACAGTTCGGCTTCGAGGGCTCTCCCATCGAGATCTCGGTCCGGGTGCGGGAGAAGCGGCGGCGCTGACCGCTCACGGGCACTGCACAGGGGCACCTGCCAGTCGGAACTTGGCGTAGGCGGACAGCTGGATGGCGTGGAGCCCACCGACAAGGTCAGCAGGTCATAGCGGCACGGCTCCAACGGCCACGAGACGCGGTACCCGCAGAGGGCGAACCAGCCTGCAGCCAAGAGCGAGCCAGCCGATGCAAGGTGCGCGAGCGACGGAGTCGGCGGGTCGGGTCCGACCTTCGCCCTGACCTCGCTCAGGTGCGCCGCCTCCAAGCCAAGGCTGACGACGTGTCCTGTCGAGATCCAGCCAAGGTTGCGCGAGGGTGACCATCGAACGTTGCGCAGACAGGGCCGGGCTCGATGGTCACGCAAAGTAGAGCGCGAGCCCCGCTGATCTCGTGCCGCTTGACGTCCCTCTCCCGGTGAAGGGTCAGGACGGGTCTACC
Encoded here:
- the der gene encoding ribosome biogenesis GTPase Der, which encodes MERALLAGLDDFDLSEEDLALVEGRRRQAAEDLEAETRPVVAVVGRPNVGKSTLVNRIIGRREAVVEDVPGVTRDRVAYDADWSGRRFTLVDTGGWEVDATGIHLRVAEQAEVAVELCDVVLFVVDATVGATDTDESVVKLLRRSGKPVVLVANKVDDQKGELEAAALWSLGLGQPWPVSALHGRGSGDVLDAVLEHLPEKSAVSGAYPRGGPRRVALLGRPNVGKSSLLNKLAGEDRAVVDTVAGTTRDPVDELIELGGKEWRFVDTAGIRRRVHQTKGADFYASLRTQTALEKAEVAVVLLDASDKIAEQDVRVIQQVIDAGRALVIAYNKWDEVDEDRQYYLEREIERDLVQITWAPRVNMSALTGRHTNRLVPALETALDSWDRRISTAKLNAFLGEIVAAHPHPVRGGKQPRILFATQADTRPPRFVIFASGFIEHGYRRFLERRLREQFGFEGSPIEISVRVREKRRR